GATGTGGGGCTACTTTACACCAGAATCCCCCTATCAGCGGCGAGAGGGCTTTGCGCAGTTGTTTTAATTGGTATTTTGACTGTTGTTTTGAAATTGAGCATGTTATAGAAATAATCTTGAGCAAGCAGTTTGAATCAGTCTTGCTCCCATCAAGGAAAACTCATATCAGTGCGTTACTGCTTTGAAATTAAGCATGATAATTAAGTGAAGACGGTTAAGTTAGGCTGTGGATTTTGGCTGCTGTGGACAATCCTGACCCTGGTTGGGTTTGGTGCTAGTTTGTATTGGGTTGAGGTGGGTGAAAGTCCCTATTTGGGAGCAAAGGCAGGTTTAATTGGCGGCCTTGCGATCGGCACCTGTCAAGCGATCGCCCTGCGTCCATTGGTGCCCAGGTTTTGGGTGTGGATTATGATTAATGCCCTAGTTTGGGTGATCTTAGGGATTAGCGATATTGGTGCGATCGGCTGGATTGCACCACGCACGGGCTCACTGGCGGTGCGATTAATTTATGGCCTGGTTTATGGCAGTATCACCGGTTTATTTCTGGGTGGTTGCCAATGGGTGGGATTACGAATGGAGATGCGTCAGCAAGCTCCTGCTCTATTCGCCTGGCTAGTTGGTAATGGTGTAATCTGGTCAGTTGCTCTGGCGGTGGGTTGGCTAGTTGGTGGCTGGCTGAGGGCATTTTCTAATTTATTCCTGGGTGAGGTGCTGGGCTTGGTCATGACCTGGGCGATCGTGGCTGGTTTGAGTGGTTGGTGGTTGGTCTGGTGCATTAATGTTAAAAGTGGCGATCAAGCTGCCCTGGCGATCAGCATCGATCAAAATTCCTAATTTCAATAAACTAATCACAATCAAATAGCTAAGAATTTATGAGCAATCAACCAGCCACCCAACCGGAAAAATCTGAGCCGACCAACCTGCAAGAACGGATTATTGTGGCGATCGATGTGCCGACAATCGATGCGGCGTTGGCTCTGTGCGATCGACTGCCTCAGGTTGGTTTCTGGAAGGTTGGCTTGGAATTATTCGTTAGCACTGGCGCGGAAATATTAACCGAGCTAAAACAGCGCCAGAAAAAAATCTTTCTCGATCTTAAGCTCCATGACATCCCCAATACCGTCGCGGCAGCAACCAGAGCAGCGGTTAAATATGAGGTGGATTTCCTTACCGTTCATGCGGTCGGTGGTCGCAACATGCTTAAGGCTGCTCAGGCGGAAGTTGTTGATAGCAATACTAGATTATTAGCGATCACCTTGCTGACCAGTCTTAGCTCCAGGGAACTGGCATTTGATTTAAAAATCCCGCTGGAACTACCTGAATATGCTTTGCAAATGGCATTGATGGCGCAGGATTGTGGTTTATATGGGGCGGTTTGTTCACCGTTGGAGGTAAGCGGCTTGCGATCGCTGTTGCCCCCTAATCCTACTGGCGCTGAATTTGGCCTGGTTACTCCCGGCATCCGACCAGCGGGCTCTGAGCAGGGCGATCAGCGGCGCACCATGACCCCAGCTCAGGCGATCGCGGCAGGCGCTAGCTATCTTGTGATTGGGCGACCAATTACCCAGGCAGAAGATCCGGCAGCGGCCTGGCAGGAAATTTGTGCTCAGTTAAGCAATTAAATAGTCAATATTTTGGCTCAGACACAGGTAATTGAAATCAAACAGGCATATCTAGGTTAATTGTTGGTGTAGGGCAAAAAATCGCTAGCTATCAGGATTTGTCATATATCTATGCATATCTATGCAATGGACTCTGAGCCTGGCATATGATCATAGCGATCGCAAAAATCTCAACTAGGCTTGTTCAATCCTTAACCGCCACGCCCTGATAAAAATAGCCAGCGATCTTGGGAGTGTTTGGCATATAGAACTCTTCTAATTTTTCGATTCGTAGATGGCGCGAGATTAGCTCCGAGATATTTCGATTCAGGTTGCAACCATCACCAATCACCTTTTGAATTGGATTGAAGCGATTTTGCCACTTTTGTACTTCTGGTTCTGGGCTCAAGCCATGCTCAATAAAATAAAACTTGCCGCCAGGTTTGAGCACCCGGGCGATCTCACTAAGTGCCTGCTCCAGATTCACAATGCTACAAAGTGTCCAGGTGCTGACTACCGCATCAAAACTGCGATCGGGCATTGGCAAAACTTCGCTATTTAAAATCTGGCTCTCTACGGCGATCTTTGCTGCCTCAACTCGCTTTTTGGCTCTCGCATTCATGCCGGGATTGGGATCAACTACCACCAGCTTATTAACCTGAGCAGGATAATGGGGCAGATTTAGGCCAGTACCAAAGCCAATTTCCAAAACATCACCACTGACCTCGGCTAGAACCTGCTGGCGATATTTGCTGATTTCTGGACTGGACATTGACCAATCCATCAGAGCGGGGAAAATATAGCGTGAGTAGATGCCCATATGGCGGTTTTGGTTTTAGCTAGTGGCAATACAATGCGGTTAAATGCTTTTTCAAGGATGGTATCGAACAAGATTGATATAAAGATTGATATTAAGCAGCAATATTTGTACTTAGGCGTATCTAGGCATACCTAGGCGATCGATTGCGATCGATGCCAGCAACATCAAAGGTCTTGCTCAAAAGGTTTACCAAAGTCGCATTAGCGGATTTCAATAAATTTGGAAAATCAAAAAATACCAATTCGATTATGTGGGTATGCCCCAATCAGACGAGTGGACGTGTGATCGATAGCAATATTATGCCATTCATGAATTATGCAATACCCAGGTTTGAGTTTGGCTAAATATCATAGATCTAGAGTAAGAAAATTTTTGTAAAAATGCGATCGCCAGAAAAATTACCAGCTTTGAAAATATTATGCGTAGCCAGTCCGGCTGGAACTCTGGCAGATGGGGCAGTAGGTGGAGTGGCATTAGATCTCTATGGCATTGCCACGGAATTACAACGGCGAGGACATCTACTTAAAATCGTTGCGCCCAAGGGTTCCGCGACAGCAAGTTTGTTTGCCAACATGGCGATCGTGGAAATTGAGGGGGAATTTCAGCCGCTTGCCCCTAATCAAACATATGATGATCCAGTGGTGATTCCAGCTAATGCAGTGCTAGCAAATATGTGGGACTATGCCCAACAGCATCAGTATGAATATGACCTGATTATTAATTTTGCCTACGATTGGCTGCCATTTTATTTAGCGCCGTTGTTCGATCGGCCAGTGTTACATCGCCTGAATCTTAGCTCCTGGACATTGGCAATGGATCGGGTAATCAGCCGAGTGGCCAAGCTCCGTCCTGGCACAATAGCAGTTTTATCAAAAGCTCAGGCGCTTAGTTATGAGCGTGCTTTTACGAATCTGGTGAAGCTAGATGTTAATCAATCCAACTCTCAATTCAACTCTATCGATCGCAGTCACATTAAAACCAAAGAGCTGGAAATAGTCGATCGCTTCAGATGCCTGGGGGGTGCGCTGCAGGTTGATAATTATGATTTTCAGGCTCAGTCAAGTAAGAGTTTGGCAGTGGTGGCCAGAATCTCCCCAGAGAAAGGGATCGAAGATGCGATCGCTGCTGCTACCAAAGCTAATTTACCAATTAAGATATTTGGCTTTATTCAAGATCAGGCCTACTGGCAAAACATATTAGCTGCTAATCCACAAGCCTCGCAAACCCAGGTGGAATATATGGGATTTTTGCCTGCCCAAAGATTGCAACAAGAACTGGGCAAATGCCGCGCCCTGTTGATGACCCATAAATGCATTGAAGCCTGGGGAATGGCCGCGATCGAAGCTTTGGCCTGTGGTGTGCCGGTGATTGCCTATGCCAAAGGTGGTCCGGCGGAAATCATTGAACATGGCAAAAGTGGCTGGCTGGTGGAGCCGGATCAGGTGGCGGGATTGGTGGAGGCGATCGCAAACCTAGACCAGATCGATCGTCATTATTGCCGATTGCAAGCGGAAACTAAATTTTCATTGCCAGCTTTGGGCGATCGGCTGGAAGCCTGGTTTAAGGATGTTCTGGCGCAACCTGGTCAGAATATTGGTAAGGTTCAATAAGTTTAAGCGAACAAAATGGCTGAGTTAGTGACTAAGACTAATCAAACTAAGCAAACAAAACAATTTCCCCTCACCACCGTGGGCGCATTAGTAACAGGGCCTAGCGATCGGGTACTGATCGTCAGAACCACCAAATGGCGAGGCACTTGGGGTGTACCCGGTGGCAAGGTCGATTGGGGCGAAACCCTGGAAGCAGCCCTGATTCGTGAGTTTCAAGAAGAAGTGGGCTTAAACCTGACCGATATTAAGTTTGCCCTGCTCCAAGAAGCCGTTCTGGATCAGCAATTTCACAAACCAGCCCATTTTGTGCTGTTGAATTATTATGCCCGCAGCGATCGGGAAGCAATTACCACCAACGAAGAGATCGCCGAGTGGGCATGGGTGGAGCCGCACACCGCCTTGGAATATCCCCTTAATACCTTTACTCAGGTGCTAGTGAAAGATTACCTGGCTAAGCATCAAATGCTTTGAAAGCCATAAGCCTGATTAAAATCGACCGTTGCACCTTGGCATGACTTGAAGATTTGATCAATCATCTAAACTGAGATCGCACTGAGAGCGCACCAATGATCTAGTGATCTAGAGATCTACCGAAAGTGATAGCAATAGATTTCCCGATCGGGCGTTGCCAGTTTAGCCGCATGTTGAGTATGTATTATGAGTAAATATTACTAAACATCAAAATTACTCCATTCTGGTTAGATTAGCTAGACATTTTCAGCACAAACAAAATAAATGCTCAAAAAAGCACTCGTAACTGGTTCTGCGGTTGGTATTGGTAAAGCGATCGCCCTCGATCTGGCCAGCAAAGGGTTTGACCTTGCAATTCACTATCGCCGTAGCATGGAACCGGCGAAGCAAGCCTGCGCAGAAGCGATCGCCATGGGGGTGAAGGCAGTGCCGATCGCGGCAGACGTAACCGATCCACAAGCAGCCGAGTCCTTGGTAAACCAGGCCGCAGACCAGCTTGGTGGACTATCGGTGGTGGTTAACAACGTGGGCAATTATGTAGAAATCCCGACCCTGGAATTGGGCATTGAAGACTGGCAGGAGATGATTAACTCTAATCTTAATGCCACTTTTTATGTGACGCGGGCAGCAATCCCCCACCTGGAAAGTGCTGGCTGGGGCAGAATTGTGAATATCGGTTTTGCCAGTGCCCAGAACCTGGTTGCCCGTAAATACATTACTCCCTATGTGATTGCCAAAACTGGGGTGATGATCTATACCAAGTCGATCGCCAAAGATTTAATCACCAAAAATATTACCGCCAATGTGGTGTCGCCTGGGGTGGCCGAGAACTCGATCGATCTAGAAGAATTCCTTGGTAATTTGCCCACGGGAAGGCCAGCTACACTCAAGGAAATGACCGATGCGGTATGGTTTTTCATCAATCCCGACTCTGGTTATGTCACTGGCCAGATTATTGAAGTTGCCGGGGGCTGGAATCTCTAGAAATCTATAAAAACAAATTAATCCGGTAGCCCAGTGGTGGTTTGTGCAAGGCGATCGGACATGAGCCGCACAATAAAACGATGGAATGCATTGGCTAACTGAGGTGACTCAATCTCCATCCGATAAAAATCTTGTTTACGCAGCAACCGCAGCACACAATCCTGACGTGCCATCACCGTTGCACTGCGGCGACTATTGAGATAAATACTCATCTCGCCCACCACCGTTCCTTCGCACTGAATGCGGAGCGATTGACGATCGCCGTCGGGAAGTTCTTTAAATATTTCCACCATGCCCGATTCAATGAAATACAACCCATTACATTCATCCCCATGACAGAACAATAAATCACCAGCTTTTATTTGCACTGGCTCGGTATATGCCATAAACTCAACAATCGCTGCCGCCATTTCCGTAATCGAGGTTTCAATCCGCAAAGCATCCACCAGCAGCATTTTGAGGGGCACTGTATTATGCTGACTAAGGCCAGAACTTGCCAGAATTTGATCCTCACACCACAGTGTGCCACTTTGCAGATCCGGAAATATTTGTAGCAGGGGTGAACTAAAGTCAATGCTGCCATTTGCCCGCATTGGCTGTTGAAGCGATCGATTTAGGTTAGTGAATATTAAGTTAATCTCTTCGCGTTCTGCGAATTGCATTAATTTGACAAAGCTAAACACCGCAGACGAGTCCAAGCCATTAACCAGGGAAAAATCCAGCAAGATAAATTTGACTGGCTTATGTTTCGGTAGGCTGGCAATCTGGCTGCGAATCCGACTGAACAGAGTTTCCGATGTGCCAAAAAACAAATAGCCCTGTAACACCAGCACCAGGAGCTGGCTGCCGTGGTTCGAGAGGGCTTGTTGATGCTCAAACGATCGCTCAAACACACTAAAGCGGCGATCGCCAGAGAGTTCTTGCTTAACAACTTGAATATTGCTGTATTTGACTACAAACAGCAGACAGGCAATCAGAATACCAATGATTACGCCGGACAAGAAGCCAGAAGTAGCCACAATAATTACAATTAGCACCACCAGGCCATAATCAGACAGGGGCAGCTTGTTATGGGCATCATAAATCCAGTCGTATAAAAACCTTAATCCCGTATAAAATAGCAGGCTACCCAACACAAATTTGGGCACATAGGCCAGGAAGCCAGGATCAAGAAAAACGATCGCCGCACATACAGTACCAGTGATGATTCCAGCCAGGCGCGTTGTGGCTCCAGCGTTATAGTTAATTAAGCTGCGATTAAATGACAAAATTCCCACCATGCCACTGCCAAGGGCGGAGAGCAAATTGGCGATCCCCATTACCTTCAGCTCATGGTTAACATTGGATTCAGCCTGGGTATTAATTTCTAGGCCAGTAATATTCAATAAAGTCGTGATCGCTAATACAGCCAGCATGGCAAACAGGTTGCCACTTTGCGCTAGCAATATCTGCCAGTCTACCTGCCCCAAACTTGCGAGTACGGAGGTAGGGACGGTGCTATCGATGGTAATGCTTTCTAGCAGCCAGCCCTGGGCGCGCACAACTTCAATCTCAGTACCACTGAGCCAAATCACCAGATAGGCGATCGCCGTACCGCAGGCTAGCAAAGTGGGAATCAGGATCGCCTGACGAAAACGGCGGGTGACTGCCCACATAATCACCGCCAGGACGACACCAGGCAACCACAGGCGAGCGATGTTCCACTGAAATAGTTGGGGCAGTTCCATCAAGCTGATCGCCCTGCCAGTCATCACCTTCATTGCGCCATTGGCAGTTAGCCAACCAACCCCAGCCGTAAAGCCACCCACCACTGGATAGGGAATGTAGCGCACAATATAACCCAATTCCAGTTTGCCCATGGCATAAAGAAACAAGCTGGCCGCCAGCGCACTGATGCTAATCATTACCCATACGGTGGGCAAGATTGCTTCGATCGCTCCCTGCTGCAAAAGTTGACTGGTCACTCCAGCCGCCACCACCGCCAAAATAGTAGCAGCCTGGCTATCTGGCCCTGCGATCGCAAAGGGAAAACGGCTCAAACTGGCTACCGAAATCGCCACCACCGCTGCTGTAATCAGAAAAATCTGCACCCCGCTGGCAAAGTGAATGGCCAGATCGCCAGAAAAAATTAGCGCTGCAAATGAAATGCTATTGGCCAGCATCACCAGGCTAGAGACAATTCCAGCCATGAGGTTGGGCAACAACCGCCGTGGGTGTAAAATCTCTAAACTGCCTTTGAGATTCTGGACAAAACTAGGCTGATTTGACATGCAATGGGACTGCTTTGAATATGGTGTGGGGCGATCGATGATCGCAAAGTCTACAAATAGGCCAAATAGGCAAGGATATTATTAACCAAATTTTAGAGTTAGACAATCCGGTTAGGGTTTAAATTTACGGTCACAAATTTGTAATAAGTTCTCAATCCAGTCGATCGGATCGATCGGAGCTAATCCCAGACTGGCCTTATATCAATAGAATTGACAAATAAAATTCTGGTAGAGAGGTTGGCATAGAGACATGGCAAGATTCAGCGATCTGCCATACCTAATTTGCTTATTAATAATATTTACTAATATCTGGCTATCTAGTCTGATTAGAGGGAAGCAGAAATTCCTCTACTTGCCAAAAACATATCTCGAAGTTTTCCTAAGCAAAGCCGCGTTTAGTTCTTTTTAGTTTACCTTTGTCTTGCCCTGGCTCTAATTCTCGATTTAAGAGCGATAGAACAATTAATTCACCCGATCGCCCACCGATCGCTAGCCTCTGTCCTTGATGCTCCCAGGCTAGACAGGCGCAGCCATCTTTGAGCCCAGTATAGAGCTGTCGGCTTTTCTGGGCATTTTGCCACAAATAAACATCACCATCCGTTGCCGTTGAAGCCAGGTGATTAGTATGGGGCTGAAAGGCGATCGCCTGAACAAACCCTTCATGTTTTTCTAATACTTGACTCTGCCAAGCTGCGCTGGGGTCATGCTGTTGCCAGATCGTGATGCCATCAATGCAGGCCGCTGCGATCATGGGCGGTTTGGTTGGGGGATTTACCATCGACCAAGCCAAATGCTGCACCTTGCCAGGAAAACCTTGCATCAACCAGGGCGGTGGGCTTTGCCATTTCAGCACTGACAGGGTGCGATCGAGGTTGCCAGAGGCCAAATATGCGCCATCAGCAGTCCAGGCACAGCTCAAACTTGCTCCCGGTACTTGCAAAACATAATCCGGTTCTTGCCAGTTTTGCGATGACCATACCTTTACGCCGCCATGACCACTGGCCGCAAGATACATACCGCCAGGATGCCAGGCCAAATCAAAAATTGAAGAGGCCTTAAAATCTAGCTCGGCCATTTGCTTTTGGGCGCTAATCTGCCAGAGGATTATTTTACTTCCCTGGGAAAAGGCCAATAAATCAGCATCAGGACTCCAGGCTAAATGCTCGATCCAGGCATCGTTGTTGTTGATCACATAAGTAGGCTGATTGATTTTAGCGGTGTCAGCATCAGCAGTTAAGTCTAAATCTGCTACCCGCCAGATTTTCACCTGCCGATCTTGACCACCTGCCGCCAGATATTGGCCATCTGCCGAAAATTCCAGACAGCTAATCCATTGCCCATCAGCCGATCGCAAGCTAATTAAATCTTGCCCCTGCCAAACCACCACCTCCCCGGCGGCGGAAGCTGCGGCCAAGATGGAAGTATTGTCATTATCCTGCTCCTTTTTGCTACTTGCAGGCAACCAGGCGATCGCCCTGACATAATCTTGCAAGCTCGATTGCCATAGCACCTGGGCTAGATTGGCATTGACCATACTTAAACCACACCTAAAACTATCCCTAGACTAAACAAGCCTTAAAGTCTGCTCTGAGCTTTTCTTCCTGCAAATCTCGGCCAATGAAAACCAGTTCATTTTTGCGGGTTTCGGTTGGTTTCCACTGGCGATCGGGTGCGCCTTCAAAAATCATATGCACGCCTTGAAACACAAACCTGCGATCTTCACCAGCAATATTTAAAATCCCCTTCATCCGGAAAATATTTGGCCCTTGTTTTTGTAATAGCTCACTGATCCAGGCATTGAGCTTATTTAAGTCCAATTCACCGGGTTCGGCGATCGCAAAGGAAAACACCGATTCATCGTGCTCATGGGCATCTTCACCCAGAAATTGCGGATCGATCTCCAAGGCTCGTTCCAGGTCAAAGGCTTTTACACCCAGGATCGCATCCATACTCACATCACATTGCTTGGTATGAAATAGCTTTACCAGGGCATTCATTTCCCGAATTTTTTGCTCTAGCTCGGCTAATTGCGCTGCCGAGACTAAATCAGTTTTGTTGAGTAAAATTACATCCGCAAACGCGATCTGCTCCTGGGCTTCGTCACTATCCCAATGATCCCAGATATGCTTGGTGTCTACTACGGTGACTACCGCATCAAGATCGAGTTGGGCTTTGATTTCTTCATCCACAAAGAAGGTTTGAATCACCGGAGCCGGATCAGCTAAACCAGTGGTTTCAATCACCAGATGGTCGAATTGGTCGCGTCGCTGCATTAAATTACCAATAATCCTGATGAGATCGCCGCGCACGGTGCAACAAATGCAACCATTATTCATCTCAAAAATTTCTTCATCGGCATCGATCACCAACTGATTATCAATGCCCACCTCGCCAAACTCATTCATGATCACCGCTACTTTTTTGCCATGCTCATGGGTGAGGATGCGATTGAGTAGGGTGGTTTTACCTGCACCCAGGTAGCCGGTTAACACTGTCACGGGTACTGCTTTTGTTGTTGCGATCGCCATTGCTTTTACCGCCTTTGCTTGTGGATTTTTGCTTTATTAAGTCTGCTTCAATCTCTCTGTATAGTTGATTGTGGTATGACCATCTGGTATATGACGATACCAAAATATTGATTGCAGGTGTTTACTTAAATTGGTATGACATGCTGCCCTAGATATCTAAGTATCAAAAGATATCAAATTCGCTAGCTAAACAGCTATACAACCAATAAAGTTAATCAGCCGGGGAAAGATTTTGAGTAATATCGATCGCTTCGATCGCTGCCACTGACTTATGAATCTTGAACTTCTGGACAGGATTTGTCATCACTGCGATCACAGTTTCCAATGGCGGACAACCCGGTTCACTGCAACGGAGCTGACTAACTGAGATTGGTGTTTCGCGGGTGAGTTGTAAATGCGCATAAGTCCAGGTTTTGATCTGATTGATCTTGTCTAGATCCGGTTTTTCACTGGCTGATGAAAATAGATTCATGGCAATTGAAAAGTGCAGTCAATTAGTTAGCTCAACTATGCCCAAACACATAGTAATTTGGCCGTGGAATAGGATTAAGAATTTTCAGTAAATGGAAACTTAACTTGGTTCATTCTTAATCTCATCACTAAATTATCTCAATTTTGCACCAGCCTCTAATTTGAGAGTAACAGGTTTTTCTCTACTAGCTACCGCGATCGTACCTTAGGAACCTGTTGATCTAGCTCCGCTAGGGTCATACGATCGTAAACCTCAAATGGTTGACGCACCCAGGGGCTATCGGGCAGATAATCCACATAAAAATCCGGTTTAAAAATCGATTGTGCCTTATACCAAACCACAGCGGTTTTAACTTCATTGACCACATAGCGATCGCTATTTTCCAGCCATGCTACTGTTTCTTGCAGCGTAATCCCAGAATCAGCCAGGTCATCTACCAAAAGAATATTTGCTCCCAGGCTGGCCGTCGTCATGCTAATGCTCTGGGCGATCGTCAGTTGGTGGCGACTTCGTCCTCCATCACCACCATAGGAAGAAGCAGATAGGATCGCCAATGGTTTTTCATAGATCCGCGAGAAAATGTCCCCAGCCCTGAGACCACCCCTGGCCAGACAGAGAATTTGGTCAAAGTGCCAACCGGAGCGATATACGATCGCGGCTAATAACTCAATTTTTTGATGATATTCCGACCAGGAGACACGTATTTCTTCTGTCATGGGGTGTGGTTGACAACTATGTTATTAAACCTAAACCGATGGGCTGATCGGTACTCGCTTAATCAAATTGTACTCAGCACCCGCCGCCAGGATATGTATGCGCAAATTATGCACCGTCAGTGGCGCTGTATTGCTAACCCAGAGTTGATTACTATAGGACATTTCCACCGGGTCAATGATCGTCACCGCGCCTCGGCCTACGACCTTGATTAAATTATCATGCTCAAATACAGCAGCAGTATCTTCATCAATGCCCACACCCAACA
The sequence above is a segment of the Pseudanabaena sp. PCC 7367 genome. Coding sequences within it:
- the tmpR gene encoding bifunctional dihydropteridine reductase/dihydrofolate reductase TmpR, which encodes MLKKALVTGSAVGIGKAIALDLASKGFDLAIHYRRSMEPAKQACAEAIAMGVKAVPIAADVTDPQAAESLVNQAADQLGGLSVVVNNVGNYVEIPTLELGIEDWQEMINSNLNATFYVTRAAIPHLESAGWGRIVNIGFASAQNLVARKYITPYVIAKTGVMIYTKSIAKDLITKNITANVVSPGVAENSIDLEEFLGNLPTGRPATLKEMTDAVWFFINPDSGYVTGQIIEVAGGWNL
- a CDS encoding NUDIX domain-containing protein, coding for MAELVTKTNQTKQTKQFPLTTVGALVTGPSDRVLIVRTTKWRGTWGVPGGKVDWGETLEAALIREFQEEVGLNLTDIKFALLQEAVLDQQFHKPAHFVLLNYYARSDREAITTNEEIAEWAWVEPHTALEYPLNTFTQVLVKDYLAKHQML
- a CDS encoding WD40 repeat domain-containing protein, with product MVNANLAQVLWQSSLQDYVRAIAWLPASSKKEQDNDNTSILAAASAAGEVVVWQGQDLISLRSADGQWISCLEFSADGQYLAAGGQDRQVKIWRVADLDLTADADTAKINQPTYVINNNDAWIEHLAWSPDADLLAFSQGSKIILWQISAQKQMAELDFKASSIFDLAWHPGGMYLAASGHGGVKVWSSQNWQEPDYVLQVPGASLSCAWTADGAYLASGNLDRTLSVLKWQSPPPWLMQGFPGKVQHLAWSMVNPPTKPPMIAAACIDGITIWQQHDPSAAWQSQVLEKHEGFVQAIAFQPHTNHLASTATDGDVYLWQNAQKSRQLYTGLKDGCACLAWEHQGQRLAIGGRSGELIVLSLLNRELEPGQDKGKLKRTKRGFA
- a CDS encoding phosphoribosyltransferase; amino-acid sequence: MTEEIRVSWSEYHQKIELLAAIVYRSGWHFDQILCLARGGLRAGDIFSRIYEKPLAILSASSYGGDGGRSRHQLTIAQSISMTTASLGANILLVDDLADSGITLQETVAWLENSDRYVVNEVKTAVVWYKAQSIFKPDFYVDYLPDSPWVRQPFEVYDRMTLAELDQQVPKVRSR
- a CDS encoding SulP family inorganic anion transporter; its protein translation is MSNQPSFVQNLKGSLEILHPRRLLPNLMAGIVSSLVMLANSISFAALIFSGDLAIHFASGVQIFLITAAVVAISVASLSRFPFAIAGPDSQAATILAVVAAGVTSQLLQQGAIEAILPTVWVMISISALAASLFLYAMGKLELGYIVRYIPYPVVGGFTAGVGWLTANGAMKVMTGRAISLMELPQLFQWNIARLWLPGVVLAVIMWAVTRRFRQAILIPTLLACGTAIAYLVIWLSGTEIEVVRAQGWLLESITIDSTVPTSVLASLGQVDWQILLAQSGNLFAMLAVLAITTLLNITGLEINTQAESNVNHELKVMGIANLLSALGSGMVGILSFNRSLINYNAGATTRLAGIITGTVCAAIVFLDPGFLAYVPKFVLGSLLFYTGLRFLYDWIYDAHNKLPLSDYGLVVLIVIIVATSGFLSGVIIGILIACLLFVVKYSNIQVVKQELSGDRRFSVFERSFEHQQALSNHGSQLLVLVLQGYLFFGTSETLFSRIRSQIASLPKHKPVKFILLDFSLVNGLDSSAVFSFVKLMQFAEREEINLIFTNLNRSLQQPMRANGSIDFSSPLLQIFPDLQSGTLWCEDQILASSGLSQHNTVPLKMLLVDALRIETSITEMAAAIVEFMAYTEPVQIKAGDLLFCHGDECNGLYFIESGMVEIFKELPDGDRQSLRIQCEGTVVGEMSIYLNSRRSATVMARQDCVLRLLRKQDFYRMEIESPQLANAFHRFIVRLMSDRLAQTTTGLPD
- a CDS encoding class I SAM-dependent methyltransferase, translating into MGIYSRYIFPALMDWSMSSPEISKYRQQVLAEVSGDVLEIGFGTGLNLPHYPAQVNKLVVVDPNPGMNARAKKRVEAAKIAVESQILNSEVLPMPDRSFDAVVSTWTLCSIVNLEQALSEIARVLKPGGKFYFIEHGLSPEPEVQKWQNRFNPIQKVIGDGCNLNRNISELISRHLRIEKLEEFYMPNTPKIAGYFYQGVAVKD
- a CDS encoding CobW family GTP-binding protein; translation: MAIATTKAVPVTVLTGYLGAGKTTLLNRILTHEHGKKVAVIMNEFGEVGIDNQLVIDADEEIFEMNNGCICCTVRGDLIRIIGNLMQRRDQFDHLVIETTGLADPAPVIQTFFVDEEIKAQLDLDAVVTVVDTKHIWDHWDSDEAQEQIAFADVILLNKTDLVSAAQLAELEQKIREMNALVKLFHTKQCDVSMDAILGVKAFDLERALEIDPQFLGEDAHEHDESVFSFAIAEPGELDLNKLNAWISELLQKQGPNIFRMKGILNIAGEDRRFVFQGVHMIFEGAPDRQWKPTETRKNELVFIGRDLQEEKLRADFKACLV
- the pyrF gene encoding orotidine-5'-phosphate decarboxylase yields the protein MSNQPATQPEKSEPTNLQERIIVAIDVPTIDAALALCDRLPQVGFWKVGLELFVSTGAEILTELKQRQKKIFLDLKLHDIPNTVAAATRAAVKYEVDFLTVHAVGGRNMLKAAQAEVVDSNTRLLAITLLTSLSSRELAFDLKIPLELPEYALQMALMAQDCGLYGAVCSPLEVSGLRSLLPPNPTGAEFGLVTPGIRPAGSEQGDQRRTMTPAQAIAAGASYLVIGRPITQAEDPAAAWQEICAQLSN
- a CDS encoding glycosyltransferase, translated to MRSPEKLPALKILCVASPAGTLADGAVGGVALDLYGIATELQRRGHLLKIVAPKGSATASLFANMAIVEIEGEFQPLAPNQTYDDPVVIPANAVLANMWDYAQQHQYEYDLIINFAYDWLPFYLAPLFDRPVLHRLNLSSWTLAMDRVISRVAKLRPGTIAVLSKAQALSYERAFTNLVKLDVNQSNSQFNSIDRSHIKTKELEIVDRFRCLGGALQVDNYDFQAQSSKSLAVVARISPEKGIEDAIAAATKANLPIKIFGFIQDQAYWQNILAANPQASQTQVEYMGFLPAQRLQQELGKCRALLMTHKCIEAWGMAAIEALACGVPVIAYAKGGPAEIIEHGKSGWLVEPDQVAGLVEAIANLDQIDRHYCRLQAETKFSLPALGDRLEAWFKDVLAQPGQNIGKVQ